Proteins found in one Hyalangium minutum genomic segment:
- a CDS encoding tetratricopeptide repeat protein, translating into MRIVCQKCAAAYAIDDRLISPKGVRAQCPRCRHLQLVKREAVGPPPEPVAPAAPAPRAAPQSAPRAASPSHPTAGSSALAADLFNDLTAPETASLPPDPLFDGIMSPPPVAEPPQGSGDPLLDFLGPPPEAPPPPVAEAPRRVTNPSMAAAAGPAPQSFRPPPPAPAPAPAPVQAPASCRECGNPLPDPFDQAIGTCEDCRNKQAAPPQEPPPEAAAAPERSSSAVNFDLPPLESIDMSGVASEAPALTLEPRSGVRSSPPRSATSGVSGPQSAQPLKMRTAGSGAGGILKAVLVVVLLLAVGGGAGYYFLVMKPEAETIAQPALPPAPAPIPPAIKAVLPRWELKHLDLAGSSVERLEEGAKLLAKDQRSAYAEAEESFQQALLIEPRSDAAIAGYVQAVALGRGTTVDKATFDEALSLVEASEERAGRTPALLLAHANLLLCRPNDAPLVEQARALAEEALGKGIDQEKAEAHLVLGRAYVKTSGGLANQHFDDALALNPTLQRVEYHRALANEAAGSYSLAIAALKSRLEKDPEHWDSLSTMARIYLEVGEVEQARKLFEARVKAQPQNVRLLLALAVMRYQVDGNAPVAVRDLRALLRNRQKYSDRDIAEILVHLSAAERMAGNMDAGVKAAEEAVGLVKDLAAGHLQLLLAALARGDAAKAAANLPAIQGKIEDPSLEKLLEGRVRLAEKKPAEAQALFQEAVKLDSRRHDALLLSAIAAAQAGHRDDAFRTFFQVLQSDPERLNPRPVTTLYFVRPGETLAGMNGSVEVLSTSREDVSGPLYEGLLLFHLGDRAGAERELKAVLELDPSNAGAAAYMALLSLQRGDAAKARTFATRAVAAGRQMPIAHLANGLALVASKQVEPAKRSLRDALNLAPALLSAEVKLAELEVASNKEAAQARLLKVLGLDSSYLSAKRLLFITDQRG; encoded by the coding sequence CGCTGCTTCTCCTTCTCACCCCACGGCCGGTAGCTCCGCGCTGGCGGCGGATCTCTTCAACGATCTGACCGCGCCGGAGACCGCTTCGCTGCCGCCGGATCCCCTGTTCGATGGGATCATGTCCCCTCCGCCCGTCGCCGAGCCGCCCCAGGGGAGCGGGGATCCCCTCCTCGACTTCCTCGGGCCGCCTCCGGAGGCCCCGCCTCCTCCCGTGGCGGAAGCGCCGCGCCGTGTCACGAACCCGAGCATGGCCGCCGCGGCTGGGCCCGCTCCCCAGTCCTTCCGGCCTCCGCCTCCCGCGCCTGCTCCCGCTCCGGCGCCGGTTCAGGCCCCCGCCTCGTGCCGCGAGTGCGGCAATCCGCTCCCCGATCCTTTTGATCAGGCGATCGGAACCTGCGAGGACTGCCGGAACAAGCAGGCAGCGCCTCCTCAGGAGCCGCCTCCGGAGGCTGCTGCTGCCCCGGAGCGGTCGTCCTCGGCGGTGAACTTCGATTTGCCTCCGCTCGAGTCCATCGACATGTCCGGTGTCGCCTCGGAGGCGCCGGCGCTGACGCTCGAGCCTCGCAGCGGTGTCCGCTCCTCTCCACCTCGGTCCGCTACCTCGGGAGTATCCGGGCCGCAGTCCGCGCAGCCGTTGAAGATGCGCACCGCGGGCTCGGGCGCGGGAGGCATCCTCAAGGCCGTCCTGGTGGTGGTGCTGTTGCTCGCCGTGGGCGGAGGGGCTGGGTACTACTTCCTGGTGATGAAGCCCGAGGCTGAGACGATCGCGCAGCCCGCGCTGCCGCCCGCTCCGGCTCCCATCCCCCCAGCGATCAAGGCCGTGTTGCCGCGTTGGGAGCTGAAGCACCTCGATCTCGCCGGCAGCAGCGTGGAGCGCCTGGAGGAGGGCGCCAAGCTGCTCGCCAAGGACCAGCGCTCCGCCTACGCGGAGGCGGAGGAGTCCTTCCAGCAGGCCCTGTTGATCGAGCCGCGCAGTGATGCGGCCATCGCTGGCTATGTCCAGGCGGTTGCACTGGGGCGCGGCACCACCGTCGACAAGGCCACCTTTGACGAGGCGCTTTCGCTCGTCGAGGCCTCCGAGGAGCGTGCGGGCCGCACGCCCGCGCTGCTGCTGGCGCACGCCAACCTGCTGCTGTGCCGCCCCAACGACGCCCCGCTGGTGGAGCAGGCCCGAGCTCTCGCGGAGGAGGCGCTCGGCAAGGGCATCGATCAGGAGAAGGCCGAGGCGCACCTGGTGCTCGGCCGCGCGTATGTGAAGACATCGGGAGGACTGGCCAACCAGCACTTCGACGATGCGCTCGCCCTGAATCCCACGCTCCAGCGCGTGGAGTACCATCGGGCCCTCGCCAATGAGGCCGCGGGCTCCTACTCGCTGGCCATCGCGGCGCTCAAGTCGCGCCTGGAGAAGGATCCGGAGCACTGGGACAGCCTGTCCACCATGGCTCGCATCTACCTGGAGGTCGGTGAGGTGGAGCAGGCGCGCAAGCTCTTCGAGGCTCGCGTGAAGGCCCAACCTCAGAACGTGCGGCTGCTGCTGGCCCTGGCCGTGATGCGCTACCAGGTGGATGGCAACGCCCCGGTTGCGGTCCGGGATCTGCGGGCGCTGCTGCGGAACCGTCAGAAGTACTCGGATCGGGACATCGCCGAGATCCTCGTGCACCTCTCGGCCGCCGAGCGCATGGCGGGCAATATGGACGCCGGGGTGAAGGCGGCCGAGGAGGCCGTGGGGCTCGTGAAGGATCTGGCAGCGGGTCACCTGCAACTGCTGCTGGCCGCCCTGGCGCGCGGCGATGCCGCGAAGGCCGCCGCGAATCTCCCCGCCATCCAAGGCAAGATCGAGGACCCTTCGCTCGAGAAGCTGCTCGAAGGCCGGGTGCGGCTGGCGGAGAAGAAGCCCGCCGAGGCCCAGGCGCTCTTCCAGGAGGCCGTGAAGCTGGACTCGCGCCGCCATGACGCGCTGCTGTTGTCCGCGATCGCCGCCGCCCAGGCCGGCCACCGGGATGATGCGTTCCGGACCTTCTTCCAGGTGCTTCAGTCGGATCCCGAGCGGCTCAACCCGCGGCCGGTGACGACCCTCTACTTCGTGCGCCCGGGTGAGACGCTGGCCGGGATGAACGGCTCCGTGGAGGTGCTGTCGACCAGCCGGGAGGACGTCTCCGGGCCGCTGTACGAGGGGCTCCTGCTCTTCCACCTGGGCGATCGCGCGGGCGCGGAGCGCGAGCTCAAGGCCGTGCTGGAGCTGGATCCCAGCAACGCGGGCGCAGCGGCTTACATGGCGCTGCTGTCGCTGCAGCGGGGTGACGCGGCCAAGGCGCGCACCTTCGCCACGCGGGCAGTGGCGGCGGGACGGCAGATGCCGATCGCACACCTGGCCAACGGGCTGGCCCTGGTCGCATCCAAGCAGGTGGAGCCCGCCAAGCGCTCGCTGCGTGACGCACTCAACCTGGCCCCCGCGCTGCTGTCGGCCGAGGTGAAGCTGGCCGAGCTGGAGGTGGCCTCTAATAAGGAGGCGGCCCAGGCGCGGCTCTTGAAGGTGTTGGGGCTGGACTCCTCTTACCTGTCCGCCAAGCGGTTGCTCTTCATCACGGATCAACGGGGGTGA
- a CDS encoding LptF/LptG family permease, protein MRTTLFFYVMRTYLKSVVGILAAVLTVFLVVDFVDRARSYTGEGWVWGVLELYANKALVATQQLGPAALLLAAGVSVSALRKRGEVTALRALTFGPGALYVPIGLCAMAVCLGLISFDEQVVVRASRRVDEITTQRFNRWGDWRLYYTPKQWFRRGEHVFFLRAGSAEEGFRDVAILTLTPSFKLARRLDAEAMYPVKGTRWRLTGIVERTFSPDGRTQVQNKEEGEYDLGVPSNSFRIRPGRPEQMRSAELREQIVARAELGLASLQYQLTLHNRFAYPMAGFPAALLAVGLALRPNRRGHLTAAIVEGLLIAVAMWGLMVVCRTLVMTERLSPGVAAWLPAVVLSLAAGGLWMRREGLLQWPRRRALASTTP, encoded by the coding sequence GTGAGGACCACGCTCTTCTTCTACGTGATGCGCACGTACCTGAAGTCCGTGGTGGGCATCCTCGCCGCCGTGCTGACGGTGTTCCTGGTGGTGGACTTCGTGGACCGCGCCCGCTCCTACACCGGTGAGGGCTGGGTGTGGGGCGTGCTGGAGCTGTATGCGAACAAGGCCCTGGTGGCCACGCAGCAGTTGGGCCCGGCTGCGCTGCTCCTGGCTGCGGGAGTGTCGGTGTCCGCGCTCCGCAAGCGAGGAGAGGTGACGGCCCTGCGCGCGCTGACGTTCGGGCCCGGGGCGCTCTACGTGCCCATTGGCCTGTGCGCGATGGCGGTGTGCCTGGGGCTCATCTCCTTCGACGAGCAGGTGGTGGTGAGGGCCAGCCGGCGCGTGGATGAGATCACCACCCAGCGCTTCAACCGGTGGGGAGACTGGCGGCTCTACTACACGCCAAAGCAGTGGTTCCGGCGCGGCGAGCATGTCTTCTTCCTGCGCGCGGGCAGCGCCGAGGAAGGGTTCCGGGACGTGGCCATCCTGACCCTGACGCCCTCGTTCAAGCTCGCGCGCCGGCTGGACGCGGAGGCCATGTACCCGGTGAAGGGGACGCGGTGGCGGCTTACGGGCATCGTGGAGCGCACGTTCTCGCCGGATGGACGGACCCAGGTTCAGAACAAGGAGGAGGGCGAGTACGACCTGGGTGTGCCGTCGAACTCGTTCCGAATCCGTCCGGGACGCCCGGAGCAGATGCGCTCCGCCGAGCTTCGCGAGCAGATCGTCGCGCGCGCGGAGCTGGGGCTGGCCTCGCTTCAGTATCAGCTGACGCTGCACAACCGGTTTGCCTACCCGATGGCGGGCTTCCCGGCGGCGTTGCTCGCGGTGGGTTTGGCGCTGCGGCCAAATCGGAGGGGACACCTGACGGCGGCGATCGTCGAGGGCCTGCTCATCGCCGTGGCGATGTGGGGCCTGATGGTGGTGTGCCGGACGCTGGTGATGACGGAGCGGCTGTCACCCGGTGTGGCGGCGTGGCTGCCGGCGGTCGTGCTGAGCTTGGCGGCTGGGGGGCTCTGGATGCGTCGCGAGGGGTTGCTGCAGTGGCCTCGGCGGCGGGCGCTGGCGAGCACCACGCCGTAG
- a CDS encoding alpha/beta hydrolase yields MADEYRFWVDGRIPVLKLHHEPRPGPAVVVLHGLGVDANTQRHELNTIADWGMTAVGVDAPHHGARYDGYLDEMRAQDASGYHERLLRLILESAPDVSRVIDHLLYEGHGPIGLAGISLGAYTALAVAAGDSRVRATVSVLGSPDWTPREAPMTHAIWELMQHAPVHRPQELARSPLLFLNAGRDHLVPPHWARDFTWRVREHLPWLGQHVDFVEYPESDHFVRSEDWSDMWWRAMNFLRWNLS; encoded by the coding sequence ATGGCCGACGAGTACCGTTTCTGGGTGGATGGACGCATTCCCGTGCTCAAGCTGCACCACGAGCCTCGCCCGGGCCCTGCTGTCGTCGTGCTGCACGGGCTCGGAGTGGATGCGAACACCCAGCGCCACGAGCTGAACACGATCGCGGACTGGGGAATGACCGCCGTGGGCGTGGATGCCCCGCACCACGGCGCGCGCTACGACGGGTACCTCGACGAGATGCGCGCCCAGGACGCCTCCGGGTACCACGAGCGCCTGTTGCGCCTCATCCTCGAGTCCGCGCCGGACGTCTCCCGCGTCATCGACCATCTGCTCTACGAGGGCCATGGACCTATCGGGCTCGCAGGCATCTCGCTCGGCGCATACACAGCGCTGGCCGTCGCGGCCGGGGACTCACGGGTGCGGGCCACGGTGTCCGTGCTGGGCTCGCCGGACTGGACGCCCCGCGAGGCCCCTATGACGCACGCGATCTGGGAGCTCATGCAGCACGCACCGGTCCACCGTCCGCAGGAGCTCGCGCGGAGTCCTCTGCTCTTCCTGAACGCGGGGCGCGATCACCTGGTGCCGCCCCACTGGGCCCGGGACTTCACCTGGCGCGTGCGCGAACACCTCCCCTGGCTGGGCCAGCATGTCGACTTCGTCGAGTATCCGGAGTCGGACCACTTCGTACGCTCCGAGGACTGGAGCGACATGTGGTGGCGCGCGATGAACTTCCTGCGCTGGAACCTCTCCTGA
- a CDS encoding LptF/LptG family permease produces the protein MKLLARYLLKELIVPLVVWVAFLFLLLFVMQFLRGTEVLLGSAVTLGDIGQLILYLAPHFLVMALPIAFLLAILLGLGRLSEDRELVALQALGISPTQLLAGPLAIGALLAGLMLLLTFTGEPWGMSAVRDLVADVIKKNVAGDVKSGVFYEDLSDLTLYAERVEGKGERWTHVLLHDDREPSSPLLVLAQTGRLTTGGGEEGLRLSLKEGEVHRANRSTSDYSLLRFEQGEISVGLGGSVNRKNRFRSPKEEMTPGELLLAAEEAEKSGGDPRPFLMSLHNRLGNALAPLAFALLATPLAIGRRQAGRAWGYLLTLSGYVLFYLLSRAFEQMGQQGKLPVVVAGQLTNVIFVVIGVFAMWRVSRSGTVR, from the coding sequence GTGAAGCTGCTCGCGCGCTACCTGCTGAAGGAGCTGATCGTCCCCCTGGTGGTGTGGGTGGCGTTCCTGTTCCTGCTGCTCTTCGTGATGCAGTTCCTTCGCGGCACCGAGGTGCTGCTGGGCTCGGCGGTGACGCTCGGGGACATCGGGCAGCTCATCCTCTATCTGGCGCCGCACTTCCTGGTGATGGCGCTGCCCATCGCGTTCCTGCTGGCCATCCTGCTCGGGCTGGGGCGGCTGAGCGAGGACCGGGAGCTGGTGGCGCTCCAGGCCTTGGGCATCAGTCCCACGCAGCTTCTGGCGGGCCCGCTGGCCATCGGCGCGTTGCTGGCCGGGCTCATGCTGTTGCTGACCTTCACGGGCGAGCCGTGGGGCATGTCCGCAGTGAGGGATCTGGTCGCCGACGTCATCAAGAAGAACGTGGCGGGGGACGTGAAGTCCGGCGTCTTCTACGAGGACCTGAGCGACCTGACGCTCTACGCGGAGCGTGTGGAGGGCAAGGGCGAGCGATGGACGCACGTGCTGCTGCATGATGATCGCGAGCCGTCCTCGCCGCTGCTGGTGCTGGCCCAGACGGGGCGGCTGACCACGGGCGGAGGCGAGGAGGGACTGCGGCTGTCGCTGAAGGAGGGCGAGGTGCACCGCGCCAACCGCTCCACGTCCGACTACAGCCTGCTGCGCTTCGAGCAGGGGGAGATCTCCGTGGGCCTGGGTGGCTCGGTGAACCGCAAGAACCGGTTCCGCTCGCCCAAGGAGGAGATGACGCCCGGGGAGCTGCTCCTCGCGGCGGAGGAGGCCGAGAAGAGCGGTGGCGATCCGCGCCCGTTCCTCATGTCGCTCCACAACCGGCTGGGCAATGCGCTGGCGCCCCTGGCCTTCGCGCTGCTGGCGACGCCGCTGGCCATCGGGCGGCGGCAGGCGGGGCGGGCGTGGGGCTACCTGCTGACGCTGAGCGGGTACGTGCTCTTCTACCTGCTGAGCCGCGCCTTCGAGCAGATGGGCCAGCAGGGCAAGCTGCCGGTGGTGGTGGCGGGGCAGCTGACCAACGTCATCTTCGTCGTGATCGGTGTGTTTGCGATGTGGCGGGTGAGCCGCTCGGGGACGGTGCGGTGA
- the purD gene encoding phosphoribosylamine--glycine ligase — protein MRVLLLGSGGREHALAWKLAQSPQLSALLCGPGNPGTAKLGRNVPLKADAPDAVAALARQERVDLVVVGPEAPLVAGVADALAAEGIPCFGPVAAAARLEGSKAFAKEVMAEAGVPTADFQVFTDVAAAEAYAVAQGRIVVKADGLASGKGVIVAPDAESARAAVRAVAAMGTAGQRMVLEELLEGEEVSVIALCDGERYVLLPPAQDHKRVGEGDTGPNTGGMGAYCPVPFFSPEALAQVGERVIAPMLEVMRKRGAPFKGALYAGLMLTRNGPKVLEFNARFGDPETQVLMLQLGEDLLPLLDACARGRLEPRPLTLAPGASVGVVLAAEGYPETPRRGQRIQGLEAVPSGASVFLAGVDEKDGALLTSGGRVMTVCARGKDLVEARERAYAAISGLRFEGMHFRRDIGARGLRAAP, from the coding sequence GTGCGGGTTCTTCTCCTCGGCTCGGGGGGCCGCGAGCACGCGCTCGCATGGAAGCTGGCACAGAGCCCCCAGCTCTCGGCCTTGCTGTGTGGCCCTGGGAATCCGGGCACCGCGAAGCTGGGGCGCAACGTCCCGCTGAAGGCGGATGCCCCAGACGCGGTGGCGGCACTGGCCCGGCAGGAGCGGGTGGATCTCGTCGTCGTCGGGCCCGAGGCCCCGCTGGTCGCAGGCGTGGCGGATGCGCTCGCGGCGGAGGGGATTCCGTGCTTCGGGCCCGTGGCGGCCGCAGCCCGGCTGGAGGGCTCCAAGGCTTTCGCCAAGGAGGTCATGGCCGAGGCCGGTGTGCCCACGGCGGACTTCCAGGTCTTCACGGACGTGGCGGCGGCCGAGGCCTACGCCGTGGCGCAGGGGCGCATCGTCGTGAAGGCGGATGGCCTGGCCTCGGGCAAGGGCGTCATCGTCGCACCGGATGCGGAGTCAGCGCGGGCGGCGGTGCGCGCTGTGGCGGCCATGGGCACCGCGGGCCAGCGGATGGTGCTGGAGGAACTGCTCGAGGGCGAGGAGGTCTCCGTCATCGCCCTGTGCGATGGGGAGCGGTACGTGCTGCTGCCTCCCGCGCAGGACCACAAGCGGGTGGGTGAGGGGGACACGGGCCCCAACACGGGCGGCATGGGCGCGTACTGCCCGGTGCCGTTCTTCTCTCCCGAGGCGCTGGCGCAGGTGGGCGAGCGCGTCATTGCGCCCATGCTCGAGGTGATGCGCAAGCGTGGAGCTCCGTTCAAGGGCGCGCTCTACGCGGGGCTGATGCTGACGCGCAATGGGCCCAAGGTGCTGGAGTTCAACGCGCGCTTCGGAGATCCGGAGACGCAGGTGCTGATGCTCCAGCTGGGGGAGGATCTGCTGCCGCTGCTGGACGCCTGTGCGCGCGGCCGGCTGGAGCCGCGGCCGCTGACGCTGGCGCCGGGGGCCTCGGTGGGCGTGGTGCTGGCGGCCGAGGGCTATCCGGAGACGCCTCGGCGCGGCCAACGCATCCAGGGATTGGAGGCCGTGCCCTCGGGGGCTTCGGTCTTCCTGGCGGGGGTGGATGAGAAGGACGGGGCTCTGCTCACCTCGGGTGGCCGTGTGATGACGGTGTGCGCTCGCGGCAAGGATCTGGTGGAGGCGCGGGAGCGTGCCTACGCCGCCATCTCGGGACTGCGCTTCGAGGGCATGCACTTCCGCCGGGACATTGGCGCGCGAGGGCTGCGCGCAGCCCCGTGA
- a CDS encoding O-antigen ligase family protein codes for MRRAVTVVLAGWILGTVLAEGLQQVAASAAVLLALVLFFRKTLSLEPDVRAYVRASVALTVWQLLSPALALMTGVAERWPRTARYGQALDTVAGAAVASIGTVGVPWALLAALMAGGWLLASAVGLFQHFVLWNWEPPAFLKLNLSRLHENFGTEQEPRYAAGGFLFHRLRFSHGAIAMLGPALSVLARGRVAWHRVLAGAVVGALLLVPYAAFARAALLTGFAVCVLALLLLSHGTPRKVGLAVAAVLAALVVVTPAWRERMGKAVENLFGGERTLAMSVGWRLVKEHPLLGVGFGNHKPAALATQSETGITDLLATDSHNLWLTTWAETGLVGLGLLLSVHLLLARALVRRHRAGSLAATGALLSFGGFHILSLVHYLPFHPSVHLSFALIWGLGLCSGSER; via the coding sequence TTGCGCCGAGCTGTCACTGTCGTCCTGGCTGGATGGATTCTGGGCACTGTCCTCGCCGAGGGCCTCCAGCAGGTTGCCGCGAGCGCGGCCGTGCTCCTGGCGCTGGTGCTGTTCTTCCGCAAGACCTTGAGCCTCGAGCCGGATGTGCGCGCCTACGTGCGCGCTTCGGTGGCGCTGACGGTATGGCAGCTCCTCTCGCCCGCCCTGGCGCTCATGACGGGAGTGGCGGAGCGCTGGCCTCGCACCGCGCGCTACGGGCAGGCGCTCGACACGGTGGCGGGCGCTGCGGTGGCGTCCATCGGAACGGTGGGTGTGCCCTGGGCGCTGCTCGCGGCGCTGATGGCGGGAGGGTGGCTGCTGGCCTCGGCCGTGGGGCTCTTCCAGCACTTCGTCCTCTGGAACTGGGAGCCGCCCGCCTTCCTGAAGCTGAACCTGTCCCGGCTGCACGAGAACTTCGGCACGGAGCAGGAGCCGCGCTATGCGGCCGGAGGCTTCCTCTTCCACCGCCTGCGCTTCTCTCATGGAGCCATCGCCATGCTGGGGCCTGCGCTGTCCGTGCTGGCCCGGGGCAGGGTGGCCTGGCACCGGGTGCTGGCCGGGGCGGTGGTGGGCGCGCTGCTGCTCGTTCCTTACGCGGCCTTCGCTCGCGCGGCCCTGCTGACGGGGTTCGCCGTGTGCGTGCTGGCGCTGCTGCTGCTCAGCCACGGGACACCTCGGAAGGTGGGGCTGGCCGTGGCGGCTGTGCTCGCGGCGCTCGTGGTGGTGACACCCGCGTGGCGCGAGCGCATGGGCAAGGCCGTCGAGAACCTCTTCGGCGGTGAGCGGACCCTGGCCATGTCGGTGGGCTGGCGGCTGGTGAAGGAGCACCCGCTGCTGGGCGTGGGCTTCGGCAACCACAAGCCCGCGGCCCTGGCCACCCAGTCCGAGACGGGCATCACGGATCTGCTGGCCACGGACTCGCACAACCTGTGGCTCACCACGTGGGCGGAGACCGGGCTCGTGGGTCTGGGGCTGCTGCTCTCCGTCCACCTGCTGCTGGCCCGAGCGCTCGTGCGAAGGCACCGCGCGGGCTCGCTCGCCGCCACGGGGGCGCTGCTCTCCTTCGGCGGCTTCCACATTCTTTCGTTGGTGCACTACCTGCCGTTCCACCCCAGCGTGCACCTGTCTTTCGCCCTCATCTGGGGACTGGGCTTGTGTTCGGGCAGCGAGCGTTGA